The Apium graveolens cultivar Ventura chromosome 6, ASM990537v1, whole genome shotgun sequence genome contains a region encoding:
- the LOC141667834 gene encoding protein XRI1-like isoform X2 encodes MWEWHNDEFVLDEVTNLDVPQSLWNDLGSNEENLSFVFDEITPVKACGDVNYPNTKDGEMSNSKKETADNTKDKEKSNSNSSQVKRRRMLHFDSESIPIPYCNEDMPPIFLKEKDGEDTLEEAFSNMSQWVSGDTSSSGYEGLDQSSEGWLANCLTDAEVQLNSDDLDTSGAPEVQNAGLSNNFPEHETRKAQKCRPRPRKNVVLKGKKSYMQTPVKGTSSVAYPFTFIKPCGAHGDVTLRDINQRICTPPKPKPKEEEPAVIYPTSAFSGKPVVGQTKIHTEGGKGCITIMRTKG; translated from the exons ATGTGGGAATGGCATAATGATGAGTTTGTTCTTGATGAAGTTACCAATCTAG ATGTTCCTCAGAGCCTATGGAATGATTTAGGGTCGAATGAAGAAAATCTATCCTTTGTGTTCGATGAAATCACTCCAGTAAAAGCCTGTGGAGATGTGAATTACCCTAATACAAAAGATG GGGAAATGTCTAATTCTAAGAAAGAGACTGCAGATAATACAAAGGACAAGGAGAAGAGCAATTCAAATTCGTCACAAGTAAAGAGGCGCCGAATGCTACATTTTGACTCCGAGTCTATACCAATTCCTTATTGCAATGAGGACATGCCCCCCATATTTCTGAAAGAAAAG GATGGGGAAGATACGCTTGAAGAGGCTTTCTCTAATATGTCACAATGGGTTTCTGGAG ATACATCATCGTCAGGCTATGAGGGCCTGGATCAATCATCTGAAGGATGGCTAGCTAATTGCCTTACTGATGCTGAGGTTCAACTTAATTCTGATGATTT GGATACGTCGGGTGCACCTGAGGTTCAAAATGCTG GGTTGTCTAACAACTTTCCCGAGCATGAGACTAGAAAAGCTCAAAAGTGCCGTCCTCGACCTCGTAAAAATGTTGTTCTCAAAG GTAAGAAGTCATACATGCAGACTCCAGTGAAGGGGACATCTTCTGTCGCGTATCCATTTACATTTATTAAACCATGTGGTGCTCATGGTGATGTGACTCTTAGAGACATAAACCAGCGCATCTGCACTCCACCGAAGCCAAAGCCAAAAGAAGAAGAGCCTGCTGTTATTTATCCTACTTCAGCTTTTTCTGGGAAGCCTGTTGTTGGTCAGACGAAAATTCATACTGAAGGTGGAAAAGGCTGCATAACAATCATGAGAACAAAGGGATGA
- the LOC141667834 gene encoding protein XRI1-like isoform X1 produces MWEWHNDEFVLDEVTNLDVPQSLWNDLGSNEENLSFVFDEITPVKACGDVNYPNTKDGEMSNSKKETADNTKDKEKSNSNSSQVKRRRMLHFDSESIPIPYCNEDMPPIFLKEKDGEDTLEEAFSNMSQWVSGEDTSSSGYEGLDQSSEGWLANCLTDAEVQLNSDDLDTSGAPEVQNAGLSNNFPEHETRKAQKCRPRPRKNVVLKGKKSYMQTPVKGTSSVAYPFTFIKPCGAHGDVTLRDINQRICTPPKPKPKEEEPAVIYPTSAFSGKPVVGQTKIHTEGGKGCITIMRTKG; encoded by the exons ATGTGGGAATGGCATAATGATGAGTTTGTTCTTGATGAAGTTACCAATCTAG ATGTTCCTCAGAGCCTATGGAATGATTTAGGGTCGAATGAAGAAAATCTATCCTTTGTGTTCGATGAAATCACTCCAGTAAAAGCCTGTGGAGATGTGAATTACCCTAATACAAAAGATG GGGAAATGTCTAATTCTAAGAAAGAGACTGCAGATAATACAAAGGACAAGGAGAAGAGCAATTCAAATTCGTCACAAGTAAAGAGGCGCCGAATGCTACATTTTGACTCCGAGTCTATACCAATTCCTTATTGCAATGAGGACATGCCCCCCATATTTCTGAAAGAAAAG GATGGGGAAGATACGCTTGAAGAGGCTTTCTCTAATATGTCACAATGGGTTTCTGGAG AAGATACATCATCGTCAGGCTATGAGGGCCTGGATCAATCATCTGAAGGATGGCTAGCTAATTGCCTTACTGATGCTGAGGTTCAACTTAATTCTGATGATTT GGATACGTCGGGTGCACCTGAGGTTCAAAATGCTG GGTTGTCTAACAACTTTCCCGAGCATGAGACTAGAAAAGCTCAAAAGTGCCGTCCTCGACCTCGTAAAAATGTTGTTCTCAAAG GTAAGAAGTCATACATGCAGACTCCAGTGAAGGGGACATCTTCTGTCGCGTATCCATTTACATTTATTAAACCATGTGGTGCTCATGGTGATGTGACTCTTAGAGACATAAACCAGCGCATCTGCACTCCACCGAAGCCAAAGCCAAAAGAAGAAGAGCCTGCTGTTATTTATCCTACTTCAGCTTTTTCTGGGAAGCCTGTTGTTGGTCAGACGAAAATTCATACTGAAGGTGGAAAAGGCTGCATAACAATCATGAGAACAAAGGGATGA
- the LOC141667835 gene encoding 14-3-3-like protein — protein MSSSREDNVYMAKLAEQAERYEEMVEFMEKVSGSVTNSEELSVEERNLLSVAYKNVIGARRASWRIISSIEQKEESRGNADHVATIKEYRGEIEKELSNICDGILKLLDEKLIPAASVGDSKVFYLKMKGDYHRYLAEFKTASDRKDSAENTLNAYKAAQDIANAELPPTHPIRLGLALNFSVFYYEILNSPDRACSLAKQAFDEAIAELDTLGEDSYKDSTLIMQLLRDNLTLWTSDMQDDGADEAKDAAPKQEEEQH, from the exons ATGTCATCATCTCGAGAAGACAATGTTTACATGGCCAAGCTCGCCGAACAAGCCGAACGTTACGAAGAAATGGTGGAATTCATGGAAAAAGTCTCTGGTTCCGTAACAAACTCAGAAGAACTCTCTGTGGAAGAACGTAACCTCCTTTCCGTGGCTTACAAGAATGTCATTGGCGCTCGACGTGCTTCGTGGCGAATAATCTCGTCCATCGAGCAAAAAGAAGAGTCACGCGGCAATGCTGATCATGTGGCCACGATCAAGGAGTATAGAGGGGAGATTGAGAAAGAGCTTTCGAATATTTGTGATGGAATATTGAAGCTTTTGGATGAGAAGTTGATTCCAGCTGCGTCGGTTGGGGATTCGAAAGTGTTTTATTTGAAAATGAAGGGAGATTATCATAGGTATCTTGCCGAGTTTAAGACTGCTTCTGATAGGAAAGATTCTGCTGAGAATACTCTTAATGCCTATAAGGCCGCTCAG GACATAGCAAATGCAGAATTGCCTCCGACACATCCGATCCGACTCGGACTTGCTCTGAACTTCTCTGTTTTCTATTACGAGATTCTGAATTCTCCTGATCGAGCATGCAGCCTTGCAAAACAG gcttttgatgaagcTATTGCAGAGTTGGATACACTAGGAGAGGATTCATACAAGGATAGCACTCTTATTATGCAGCTTCTTCGAGACAATCTGACCCTGTGGACTTCTGATATGCAG GACGACGGGGCTGATGAGGCAAAAGATGCAGCACCCAAGCAAGAAGAGGAGCAGCATTGA